Below is a window of Carassius gibelio isolate Cgi1373 ecotype wild population from Czech Republic chromosome B23, carGib1.2-hapl.c, whole genome shotgun sequence DNA.
TGTCATTTCTGGTCTttgacatttgttttcttttcaaattatttaatttgattctaCATATTGGAATTGTTTTGTAACCTTTTTATGTTTTAACTGATCCATGTTTCTCTTTGTCTTACAGGTAAAAATCATTGGTGAAGTCACCAGATGTGGATGGGTAAGTACTGCatctaaagttaaaattgtttggAAATAAGATTAGAAATGCCTTTATCTTGCAAAGTGTGCCAGTACTCAGTAAAGTCTATTCCAGAATTTGTCAGACTTGCTAAGGAATACAGGAATCTTGCAAACTATAGATTCTCTTGTGGATTTTTCAGTGTCCATGTAACTTCAAAACTGCCGTTGGCCTTCGTACACATATGTATCGTAACCATGCAGTGATTACACCAAGTGCTGACAAATCACACAGTGGTGTTAATATGACATGCCAGGTTATGGAATGTTCTTTCACTTCCACATCTGGGGATGCATGGTGAAACGAATATCTCTGTGTAGGTCTATGCAGTGttgaatatgtttttcatttctttcagcGTGTATGTTGTTCGACATTGCAGCGTGCTGATGAGTTAATAAAGAGGTAAGTCATTTTCAAGTCTGTTTATCACATTGATGTTGGTCAAGCTGTAGTGCAActtaatttttgtgttttgttctctATAGGCAGCAAAAACCTGGGATCTGCATTGGCCCTGTCAAGTCTGGAGAGTGTTTTTACCATTTAATGAATTCAAttgtaataaaagtttttaaatggaCTTCTGAGTGTTGTCATAATTTACGTGACATTTAATAATCAGTAATAtaactgtgaatttttttttgcatacaagcctttatatttcattcttttttaagCATGTAACAGGTTGTAGTTAGTTATATGTTGTCTATAGATgagtatatatgaatataaaaactaCCGTAATCAATTATACTGCATAGTaactttacagtattttaaaatacagtgcaaaaacatgaactgtaattaattttacagtataaatatactgtaagttattatacagtattttgtGAACTACTGTAATCAGGTTTACAGTAATATTACCGTGGAATAAAATACTGAAGCTTGCTGGCTATttgttgccagtaagttactgttgaTTTTAcgtgaaattttttacagtgcatggtCATGGACTTTCGACTTTAAATGTATACTTTAGAACAAATCTTTTAATCTGAGAGTAtaacaaagtgcactttttaattaAGTGTGTTTAGAAAGTCATAAAAGTGAGTTTTATCGCTAGTTCTTATTTGCTAAAAGAAAATGATTCAGTCATGAACGTTCTCCATCATCAGAGCAGAGtttgctgtaatattttacaGGGGCATAGCAGTATCTCAGTTGCATTTAATCTAAAAAGGGTATCTATATAGACCCCATTTTTAATACAACAAGCTGCCTGTCACAAGCTGTCAGGTGTGTTTTTGTCAGGCTGTGACATATTTGAAATAGTATTGGCTTTTTTAGATGAGGGTCAAGCTCAAATTGTCCCGCCCTAATTTCATGTTAACAGTGGAAATCAAGCCAAGTAACTGGGAACAAATTTTGATAATGGTGTCGGCTTGCTTTTAACACCAGGTGGTAAGAAACCGTTTCCAGTCTCCACCCTCTTACAAAACTTGTATGGACTTGACTATCTTAGTTTGTCTTTTTTCAATAAAATCATAAAGCAATCAGTGGAGAATAGGAGAAatgctttaaaggtgctgtatgtaggattgacaccaagtggttgaactaggtattgcaatccaaattcaaaatattggagagggtgtttttttttttcacctggtcCCTCTTTCTCAGACTTGACACATACAGGTTACCAGATTGACAACACAAGCAGGAACAAAACCGCTTgacaataatgcaataaaatatgctgtgttttctgCCAACTAAGTGCCGAAATACAAGCCCAGCCCAGGACACACACTTTCAaaagagaataactgactgtgactgtcatgattctgccttcatgtcctgactttcctctagtcttgaggcaggatcatgacagacccgtgttttgtgtacaagcccccttgccccgcccccttgttatcctagttttgtcgtgattgccttacctgtgccacctgttgtgtcttaattagttttcctatttacatcccctagtgtgctctgttttttgtcggttcattgtttctatATATGTGTTCCTTCATGTTAGCTTGTGAGATATTGTATCATTGTCACCCCTTGAAGAAGTCgttgtataaccgtgagtgtttatttgtagttagtgtttagagtctttgtttatcttgtcaaccCAGCCTTGTTTAGTTATCCCCCTCTGCCCttgtcattgttttccccctcatgggttttgttttccccttttttctgTAATACCCTGTGTTGTACTTCCTGTCTGCGATTTGAGTTCATCCCTACCCTCCACATAacagtagcattgtttttcagatgaacaagtatgttaacttagcatgtttcttaaatatctgcaaacatgttATGGTATTGTTATGCTTTAGTAGAATCAAAAACTTACGTCACCTTAAGTTTGTTTCTGACTAGACAGCAGCATCTGTGTTTGCGTGATTTTTCGTGGTAATTTTTGAAACCATTCAGAAACTGAAAGTGAAATTTACTTTGCTGAAGCTCTTAAACTGTAAAAATGGATTCATTCTCTGTAAAGAAAGTTCTTGTACAATTTTCTGTGAAATCTTCAAGGCTCCTGTTCTTCTGTCATGTAGTCACTGTTTCTGTTTAGAAACATTCATGAAAGTGAGCTCTCTTTAAATACACTAAATACAAGTGTCCTTTTAGTTCATTAACATTATTTCATctgtacaatttaaaaatatacatttgtagaTTTCTAGTACACTACAGATGCAcattcattaattaaacacatttatttatatgatcACAATTGCATGTGCATGATGTAGTTAATGCGTGTTTATTCAGATGATCAAAATGAATGTGATTTAAAGACCTATTATGCCTCTTTTTACAATCTGTAATATAAGTCTCAGGTGTACCcagtgtctgtgaagtttcagctcaaaacactccacagatcatttatcatatcattttgaaaatgcctttTTTCATTGGAAACAGAAACACGCTGTTTTGGTGCATGTccctttaaatttaaaaacagttcCTACCTAAGATACTCTGCTAAAAAAAACATCAGCTTTGTTCGTTATGTCTATCGTGCTGAAATCATATGGTTTTCAGTGTGCACACATCTGAAGCATGCGCAAAGAAAGCGTCTGTCACATGgcatgtgagtactaaactaacttctctttcatgtcttactGCACTTAAACTGTAAACTACACACAagcttattttaaaaacacacattagCATTCTTTGCTCGAATTTCGCCATGGTGTTAGAACAGAAAAGGTCAGATTTTCATCATATGTCACCTTTAATTTCAGTCTCAAGCTGAGCACACAGAGTGTCAGATAAAACTGGAGTTTGAGAAGCTTCATCAGTTCCTCAGAGATGAAGAAGAAATTGCAATCACTGCGCTGAGGGAGGAAAAAGAGCGGAAGAATCAGATGATGCAGGACAAGTTTGAGGAGATCAACAGACACATCTCAgctctttcacacacaatcaGAGACTTGGAGAAGTTGATGAATGCCAGTGAATTCTTGTTTCTAAAGGTCCCAGATCAGATAATTGATTCATTAATTGATAACTAATTCAGTTATTGCTTACTTGAGGAGATAATTTGTCTGTTTAATTTCCAGAACTTTCCAGATGTGATTGAAAGGTGAGTGATCTGTTCTTGCCCCTTATGTGTTCTGAACATGTCACAAAGCCACTACATTTCTTACTCCTAAATGTTTCTTCCAGAGTCCAGAGCTTACGGTCGGATCCACAGCTGGCTTCTGGAGCTTTGATTAATGTGGCACGTCACCTGGGCAACCTGCCATTCAGAGCCTGGAAGAAGATGCAAGACATTGTCCAACACAGTGAGTCTTTAGAAAAGTGATTCTCAGTATTTTTGATTCCCAAGGCCattgtcaaaagtttgggaatggaaatatttttcatactttttcaTGCTCAActacactgaatttatttaattaacatgtttgaacctattttaaaatgggattcctccagtcttcagtgtcacttgatccttcagaaatcattctgatatgatgatttgctgataTGATGAttcttatcaatattgaaaacagtttcgCTGCATAATACTGTTGTGGATTTAAAGTTCAACGtttgaaaattttaaatataaatcttctgTAGTATTATGAAATGTCTTTGTCAGactttgcttttttcttttctttttttttctttgctaatTTAAAGCTTGCctgtcttttaaaatattttaagccCACTTGAAAGTGCGTGCTGAGGCCATCTAGTAGTGGATCCCAGTTAAGAAACACTGATTTAAAAGATCTGTTCTGTGTGACACATATAATcttaatgacaaaataattaatatttaatttaactacaccaaaataaacaaaaaaaaatctttgttttactTCATACTTACAATTGCAGTTATATGGCAGATTTGTTTATTGCTTCTAACATTTCTCAAGCACATATTCACTATGAAAACACTGACAGAAATCATCTGAGAGTGTTTCATCAATAGAGCAATAATAGAGTTAATAATTGTTCACTATATGAGCATCAGAATAGCAGCAGCTGTTGGTTGTGTTTCATCAGCTCCTGTGATTCTGGATCCGAACACGGCTCATCCAGATCTCCTCTTGTCTGATGATCTGATCAGTCTGGTGTGCAGCACCCACAGTCAAGTGCTTCCTAATAATCCAGAGAGATTCGATGAGCACTCCTGTGTTCTGGGTTCAGAGGGGTTTAACTCAGGAACGCACTGCTGGGACGTGGACGTCAAAGAGAGCTCGTCCTGGAGTCTCGGAGTAACTACAGCATCAAACCAGAGGAAGGGTTAtgatttctttgacagtggtgTGTGGAGTGTGCAGCACAGACTGTTTGAAGAGTCTGGTTTTCCTGTTGTACAAAAGCTGGAGCGGGTGAGAGTTCACCTGGACTATGAGAGAGGGACAGTGTCGTTCTCTGATCCTGTAAAGAACACACTTCTGTACACATTCACAACCACCTTCACTGAGACCGTCTTTCCATTCCTTTATAGCTTTTCTCATCTGAGGATCTTATAGTAGAAGTGTTTGAAAAAGTTATTTATGTAGATTAGGAGGAATTTTTCAGggcatatttcatttttttatttcttagtatgaataaaagtatgaagcTTTTTCCAATGTAATGTAATGGAAATTCTTTTGAGGATGTTTCACTGaagaaaaataaactccatccactggtcccttaatgctgtttctcttttggtaatctgtgcagggttgtcttgccctggcaaccaaaaacacacttcttttgtgacttttcgcgacgctctcgctctgatcagtgaatcactctgatcagtgaaatgtctctgctctcagtgctctgctatacgggagcgcgcgctcttccggcaaacgtgccccaTAAGACCCATGTAAGGaatttccgctccatctaacgtcacacagagccatactcgaaaaaaaactttctgaaacatgtgacaaaccggaaggagtatttttggaacagaaatactccttcaaacgtacaacttaatttttgaaactttgtccatgtttagcatggaaatccaactctttaacagtgtaaaaaactcagtatgcatgaaatagcatttcaccccccctttaaccgtTTTGTAAGGGCCATCATGAAGGACAAGGTTCATCGAGTCTCGGTAAGTAAAACTAGGGAGGGATAACGTTAGAGGAGTTATAATAGTGTTCTATGTATTTCTGATAACTATACAAACAATCTCTGAATAAGCATAACACAGTTAAATtccaaacatttaatataatagttgtatataattacatatgTTGAATTTAAAGAGAATTGTCCAATAGCATCAACAAAtgcttattataatataatataaataaaccatatatgTTCCCTCAATAAACCCTATATTCTAATTTTGTTCACATTTTCTCTATATATTTACCTGGTAATCCATAAGCCCCAATGTGAGAACCAGTGTAGTAAATTTTTATCTCACATTCACATTACTGTGAGCTGACTGGAGTGTAGTTACAATAGTATACAAGTAGTATACAATAGttcaacatttaatttttggTATTTGTTAGACaggcgatttacagtgcattcaggctatacatatcACCATGTTCTCTAGgaatttaagttggtgcgtttaacagtttctgtaactttcTGTAACcgacagggcacttgagtattgcttttctctttctttactttttgtatagcttgttctcaaatatctcttacacttgtagtcactatgtgctttcagatctctactatcactactaacactaggagagcacgctatgtacatcgcaggaaggcctgtctgacaaacctacgccatgtccctctgacctctactactacgctctctattccagttggtctctggaactgccagtctgcagttaacaaagcagacttcatttcttctattgctactaattccggtctcaacctcatggcactgacagagacttcgatcaaacctgaagatactgccacccctgcagccctctccactaatttcacttgttcccacactcttcgtaccactgggaggggtggaggtacgggtctccttatatctaaagaatggaaatttgatcttcagccatcacctacaggtactggttcatttgaatcacatgcca
It encodes the following:
- the LOC128011246 gene encoding nuclear factor 7, ovary-like — translated: MDSFSVKEVSCPICCEIFKAPVLLSCSHSFCEECLQQFWRTKNTRECPVCRRRSSRDDPPCNLVLKNLCESYLKERRDETRPSVSEEACSLHSEKLKLFCLDDKQPVCLVCRDSQKHVNHTFRPISEVVSSHKEELTSLQEKLKHIEEFKEECVKTLQHIWSQAEHTECQIKLEFEKLHQFLRDEEEIAITALREEKERKNQMMQDKFEEINRHISALSHTIRDLEKLMNASEFLFLKNFPDVIERVQSLRSDPQLASGALINVARHLGNLPFRAWKKMQDIVQHTPVILDPNTAHPDLLLSDDLISLVCSTHSQVLPNNPERFDEHSCVLGSEGFNSGTHCWDVDVKESSSWSLGVTTASNQRKGYDFFDSGVWSVQHRLFEESGFPVVQKLERVRVHLDYERGTVSFSDPVKNTLLYTFTTTFTETVFPFLYSFSHLRIL